In Halapricum desulfuricans, a single window of DNA contains:
- a CDS encoding RIO1 family regulatory kinase/ATPase domain-containing protein: MAFRRLLRGQIDRERLESVARAVAERHGQSVDRIEVLDADNWLSMPFVLDDQYFVKVVSRQHSLVHALLTTGRNLGAFSSGSEGFFEHFSTPAEMADHELVAARKMHDLGINVPRPVEAFEHDGLGVVVMEYLPDFTTLDAAPVEDVRTHAASLFEWLTAMHEAGFAHGDLRAENVLLSRDELYFIDAAAVDERRIHDARAYDIACALAVLEPLIGASDAVAAAATVCDEETLLAAGDFLDFVSIRPDHRFDARAVHGELEKAVAQDSTRSRSE; encoded by the coding sequence ATGGCCTTTCGCCGGCTGTTGCGTGGACAGATCGACCGCGAGCGACTGGAATCGGTCGCGCGGGCGGTCGCAGAGCGCCACGGACAGTCGGTCGACCGTATCGAAGTGCTGGACGCGGACAACTGGCTGTCGATGCCGTTCGTGCTCGACGACCAGTACTTCGTGAAGGTCGTCTCCCGCCAGCACTCGCTGGTGCACGCGCTGTTGACCACTGGCCGGAACCTCGGGGCGTTCTCGAGCGGCTCCGAGGGGTTTTTCGAGCACTTCTCGACGCCGGCGGAGATGGCCGATCACGAACTGGTCGCGGCACGGAAGATGCACGACCTCGGGATCAACGTCCCCCGGCCGGTCGAGGCGTTCGAACACGACGGACTGGGCGTGGTCGTCATGGAGTATCTCCCCGACTTTACGACGCTGGACGCCGCTCCCGTCGAGGACGTTCGCACCCACGCGGCGTCGCTGTTCGAGTGGCTGACGGCGATGCACGAGGCCGGGTTCGCCCACGGCGATCTCCGGGCGGAGAACGTCCTCCTCTCGCGAGACGAACTGTATTTCATCGACGCGGCGGCCGTCGACGAGCGCCGAATCCACGACGCCCGTGCCTACGACATCGCGTGTGCGCTGGCGGTGCTGGAACCGCTCATCGGGGCGAGCGACGCCGTCGCCGCGGCGGCGACCGTCTGTGACGAGGAGACGCTGCTGGCCGCCGGTGACTTTCTCGATTTCGTCAGCATCCGACCCGACCATCGCTTCGACGCTCGCGCCGTGCACGGCGAACTCGAGAAGGCCGTGGCTCAGGACAGCACACGCAGTCGATCGGAGTAA
- the rimI gene encoding ribosomal protein S18-alanine N-acetyltransferase → MTTTAPTDAASPTVRRAVRADLLAVFRIEQASFPQPWPYSAFEQFLSSPAFLVAEVGGPDEPGQSGIVGYIVADTVPNHGQPLGHVKDLAVHPDRRGEGVGTLLLGRALAVLDGLDVSSVKLEVRVNNKRARSLYERFGFRHLRTVPNYYDDGENALVLVRKGPPEHTVR, encoded by the coding sequence GTGACGACGACGGCTCCGACCGACGCGGCGAGCCCGACCGTCCGGCGGGCCGTGCGTGCGGACTTGCTCGCGGTCTTCCGGATCGAGCAGGCGTCGTTTCCACAGCCGTGGCCCTACTCGGCGTTCGAGCAGTTCCTCTCCTCGCCGGCGTTTCTCGTCGCGGAGGTCGGCGGGCCGGACGAACCCGGCCAGTCGGGGATCGTCGGCTATATCGTCGCCGATACGGTCCCGAATCACGGTCAGCCGCTCGGCCACGTCAAGGATCTGGCGGTCCACCCCGACAGACGCGGAGAGGGGGTCGGCACGCTGTTGCTCGGACGGGCGCTCGCCGTCCTCGACGGTCTCGACGTCAGTTCGGTAAAGCTCGAGGTCCGGGTCAACAACAAACGCGCCCGGTCGCTGTACGAGCGCTTTGGATTCCGACACCTGCGGACGGTCCCCAACTACTACGATGACGGCGAGAACGCGCTCGTGCTCGTCCGGAAGGGGCCACCGGAGCACACCGTTCGTTAG